A single region of the Caballeronia insecticola genome encodes:
- a CDS encoding VOC family protein, translated as MSLGQRSNTVDMKLEVVVIPVSDVDRAKRFYADLGWRLDVDIAKDDQFRVVHFTPPGSQCSILFGRGVTTEKPGSVQGLHLIVSDLDAAHADLVERGVRVSEIFHDVGGLFHHAGEEGRVSGPHPARSTYGSFASFSDPDGNGWVFQEVTARLPGRVDTYASFASSKELAGALRRAAAAHGEHEKQTGQHDENWPDWYAEFIVREQTGGK; from the coding sequence ATGAGCCTTGGGCAGAGGTCGAATACGGTGGACATGAAGCTCGAAGTTGTCGTCATACCCGTCTCGGACGTTGATCGCGCGAAGCGGTTTTATGCAGACCTGGGCTGGCGGCTCGATGTGGATATCGCGAAAGACGATCAGTTTCGCGTCGTGCATTTCACGCCGCCGGGGTCGCAATGCTCGATTCTGTTCGGCCGTGGCGTGACCACGGAAAAGCCGGGCTCGGTGCAGGGACTGCATCTCATCGTGTCCGATCTGGATGCGGCGCATGCTGATCTCGTCGAGCGTGGCGTGCGCGTGAGCGAGATCTTTCACGATGTCGGCGGGCTGTTTCATCATGCCGGCGAAGAAGGACGCGTGAGCGGCCCGCATCCGGCGCGCAGCACCTACGGTTCGTTCGCTTCGTTCAGCGATCCGGACGGCAACGGCTGGGTCTTTCAGGAAGTGACCGCGCGGCTTCCCGGACGCGTGGATACGTATGCGTCGTTTGCATCATCGAAGGAACTGGCGGGCGCATTGCGCCGCGCTGCGGCCGCGCACGGCGAGCATGAAAAGCAGACCGGTCAGCATGACGAGAACTGGCCCGATTGGTATGCCGAGTTTATTGTGCGTGAGCAGACTGGTGGCAAATAG
- a CDS encoding FAD-dependent oxidoreductase, producing the protein MTTQPEHDPRASAAEPVIGDAALEESGVPEYPRHQQMFPVLTAAEVDRLRRFGEPCRHEKGALLYRAGSVCPGVFVLLAGKVRIVSRDALGHEQVIHTYTQRGEFTSDVTQLSSKPAVVDAHVIEDVDALLLRPDALRAVMIGEADLGEKIMRALILRRVLVFERGQGVVLVGGSGDARLLALQTFLRRNVFPCAVLDAEQNPEALAVLERLTPQPDDFPLALCPNGTVLRNPDEGQLASCLGLIPDFDPAYVYDVAIVGAGPAGLATAVYAASEGLSVAALDCRAPGGQAGSSSRIENYLGFPTGITGHALAGRAFVQAQKFGAHIGIPCEARALYCNEAQPVIEMTDGRRITARTVVIATGAEYRRPDIDGLARFEGTGVYYWATPIEARLCRKEPVLLVGGGNSAGQAVVFLASHAEHVHLCIRGASLRHSMSHYLIERIEGLPNVTVHANTNLTALEGAARLERVHYRGADGESGGVATHHLFVFIGAQPNAGWLRTCGVALDNKGFVLTGADHPRADVRTMSLQTSVAGIFAIGDVRSGSIKRVASAVGEGAAVVAQIHAYLMAEAG; encoded by the coding sequence CTCGCGCGAGCGCGGCAGAACCCGTCATCGGCGATGCTGCGCTCGAAGAATCAGGCGTGCCCGAATATCCGCGGCATCAGCAGATGTTTCCCGTGCTCACGGCGGCCGAAGTCGATCGGCTGCGGCGCTTCGGCGAGCCCTGCCGTCACGAGAAAGGCGCGCTGCTGTATCGCGCGGGCAGTGTGTGTCCGGGCGTGTTCGTGCTGCTGGCGGGCAAAGTGCGCATTGTGAGCCGCGATGCGCTCGGGCACGAGCAGGTCATCCACACGTACACACAGCGCGGCGAATTCACCTCCGATGTCACGCAGCTTTCCAGCAAGCCGGCGGTCGTGGATGCGCATGTCATCGAAGACGTCGATGCGCTCCTGCTGCGCCCCGATGCGTTGCGCGCGGTGATGATCGGCGAGGCCGATCTCGGCGAGAAAATCATGCGCGCGCTCATTCTGCGGCGCGTGCTCGTGTTCGAACGCGGACAGGGCGTGGTGCTGGTCGGAGGATCGGGCGACGCGCGTCTGCTCGCTTTGCAGACTTTCCTGCGACGCAACGTCTTTCCGTGCGCCGTGCTCGATGCCGAACAAAATCCCGAAGCGCTCGCGGTGCTTGAGCGCCTCACGCCGCAGCCCGACGACTTTCCGCTCGCGCTCTGTCCGAACGGCACCGTGCTGCGCAATCCGGACGAAGGGCAACTCGCATCGTGCCTCGGGCTGATTCCCGATTTCGATCCCGCTTATGTGTACGACGTGGCGATCGTCGGCGCGGGTCCGGCCGGACTGGCGACTGCGGTGTATGCGGCGTCCGAGGGATTGTCGGTCGCGGCGCTCGACTGCCGCGCGCCGGGCGGACAGGCGGGCAGCAGTTCGCGAATTGAAAACTATCTCGGCTTTCCGACCGGCATCACCGGCCATGCGCTTGCGGGCCGCGCCTTCGTGCAGGCGCAGAAGTTCGGCGCGCATATCGGCATTCCGTGCGAAGCGCGAGCGTTGTACTGCAACGAGGCGCAACCGGTCATCGAGATGACGGATGGTCGACGCATCACCGCGCGCACGGTGGTGATTGCGACTGGCGCGGAGTATCGGCGACCGGACATCGACGGCCTCGCGCGCTTCGAAGGCACGGGCGTCTATTACTGGGCGACGCCGATCGAAGCGCGCCTATGCCGCAAGGAGCCGGTGCTGCTGGTGGGCGGCGGCAACTCGGCGGGACAGGCGGTGGTGTTTTTAGCGTCGCATGCCGAGCATGTTCATCTGTGCATTCGCGGCGCGAGCCTCAGGCACAGCATGTCGCATTATCTGATCGAGCGGATCGAAGGGCTGCCGAACGTCACGGTGCATGCGAACACGAACCTGACGGCGCTCGAAGGTGCGGCGCGGCTCGAACGCGTTCACTATCGCGGCGCGGATGGCGAAAGCGGCGGCGTGGCGACGCATCATCTGTTCGTGTTCATCGGCGCGCAGCCGAATGCGGGCTGGCTGCGGACATGCGGCGTCGCGCTCGATAACAAGGGCTTCGTGCTGACGGGCGCGGATCATCCGCGCGCGGACGTGCGCACGATGTCCTTGCAGACGAGCGTTGCGGGCATCTTCGCGATCGGCGATGTTCGGTCGGGGTCGATCAAGCGCGTTGCGTCTGCGGTCGGTGAAGGCGCGGCCGTGGTTGCGCAGATTCATGCGTATTTGATGGCTGAGGCTGGGTGA